A section of the Mycolicibacterium anyangense genome encodes:
- a CDS encoding nitroreductase, with translation GAVLDHCAVALAAAGWQPRVQRFPDRGDHSHLAVVDVAEQPARDGQLELAAAIPRRRADRRRYRAERVPAGTLETLYVRAARLGVELAVVPRSRWTRRADGTVVLHYTSDAVDDPSDDAVLLVVGTTSDGDDMRLRAGEAISHLTLTATAMGVASCPLTEPLNDIGNRLALACEVFDGAAHPQALIRVGIAPEGADPQPPTERRSVNETTTWRATV, from the coding sequence CGGAGCCGTGCTGGATCACTGCGCCGTCGCCCTGGCCGCTGCCGGCTGGCAGCCGCGGGTACAGCGGTTCCCGGACCGCGGTGACCACAGCCACCTGGCGGTCGTCGACGTCGCCGAGCAACCGGCGCGCGACGGTCAGCTCGAACTGGCCGCTGCCATACCCCGACGCCGAGCCGACCGCCGGCGGTACCGGGCCGAGCGGGTGCCGGCCGGCACACTGGAGACGCTCTACGTCCGGGCCGCCCGGCTGGGTGTGGAACTCGCGGTCGTACCGCGGTCACGCTGGACCCGGCGTGCCGACGGCACCGTGGTGCTGCACTACACCTCCGATGCGGTCGACGATCCGTCCGACGATGCGGTGCTGCTGGTGGTGGGTACCACCAGCGACGGCGACGATATGCGACTGCGCGCCGGTGAGGCGATCAGCCATCTGACCCTGACGGCGACCGCCATGGGTGTGGCGAGTTGCCCGCTGACCGAGCCACTCAATGACATCGGCAACCGATTGGCTTTGGCCTGCGAGGTTTTCGACGGTGCTGCGCATCCGCAGGCACTGATCCGGGTCGGGATCGCCCCCGAGGGTGCTGACCCGCAGCCGCCCACCGAGCGCCGGTCGGTGAACGAAACCACCACCTGGCGCGCCACGGTCTGA
- a CDS encoding ABC transporter substrate-binding protein: MAARGGLAAAAVIAVTVSLLSGCGSSTTNTQTGAQTSTAAGAVTIAHKFGETKVPANPQRVVTVGWTDQDFVLPLGVVPVSARAFFDHYNDYPWVKAATSGKGFPRGSDSIDYEAIAAQKPDLILAIYESIDKPTYERLSAIAPTVIQSADYPDEETPWDVQLLTTGKALGKESQAKALVDKVRSSLDQARAANPEFAGKTLVVDFGPENGGHYLLPRRIPAGHCSPRWASPPRMSLATSARSVSTCSTAMCCSSMAPPKSR, encoded by the coding sequence ATGGCGGCGCGGGGAGGACTTGCTGCCGCAGCGGTCATCGCCGTGACCGTCAGCCTGCTCAGCGGCTGCGGATCGAGCACCACCAACACCCAAACCGGAGCCCAGACCAGCACGGCCGCCGGCGCGGTCACGATCGCCCACAAGTTCGGCGAGACCAAGGTCCCCGCCAACCCCCAGCGGGTGGTCACCGTCGGCTGGACCGACCAGGACTTCGTCCTGCCGCTCGGCGTGGTACCGGTCAGCGCCCGGGCGTTCTTCGACCACTACAACGACTACCCGTGGGTCAAGGCCGCCACCAGCGGCAAGGGCTTCCCACGGGGGTCGGACTCCATCGATTACGAAGCCATCGCGGCGCAGAAGCCGGACCTGATCCTGGCCATCTACGAATCGATCGACAAACCCACCTACGAGCGATTGTCGGCGATCGCCCCCACCGTGATCCAGTCGGCCGACTACCCGGACGAGGAAACTCCCTGGGATGTCCAGCTGCTCACCACCGGCAAGGCCCTCGGCAAGGAGTCCCAGGCCAAGGCACTCGTCGACAAGGTGCGCTCCAGCCTGGACCAGGCCCGCGCCGCCAACCCCGAATTCGCCGGCAAGACACTGGTTGTCGACTTCGGTCCGGAGAACGGCGGGCACTACCTGCTTCCGAGAAGGATCCCCGCCGGGCATTGTTCACCGCGCTGGGCTTCGCCACCCAGGATGTCACTGGCGACGTCAGCGAGGAGCGTCTCGACGTGCTCGACCGCGATGTGTTGTTCGTCAATGGCGCCACCAAAGAGCAGATGA